The region TTTCATGGAACAGTCTGTTTTCCTGCCAGAGATCTGGAAGGATTCTGGGAATCTGaaatgcaccacaaccactgcaGGAGCATCTGGTTTTGTTTGGAAAAACTGCATTACAGAATGTAGCTTGGGATGTTTTAAAGGGTTGCCTTCTACACAGTTGAGTCAATTGCCCTCTCGCCAGGGGCTCACACAACCATTTTGCTCAAaaacttttaaattctttttattttaaacatttgtaagccacctttccacccaacgTAGAGCCTCCAAGGCAAACATGCAAAACAATATTTCAGATGCAGATACAACAACACAAAACATTTCAAACAATTGAAGAAAACATATAAATTCACAAACACACACCGCTTGGGGCTCCCCTCTCTTTGTGGCCATTCCCTGCTTGATGCCAGAGGGCCAATACTTGCCCCAAGCTGAGCTGCCATTTTACAGCCCTCACCAAAACATTCCCAGGAGGATTTGAGATGTGAAGGAGCCTTGGCTCTCACAGAAACGGCGTCCCTAGTCCCTCCTCTCCAGAGGAAAATGCTGTATGGAAAGCACCCACACTATGGGTCCTCCCTCgattgggggggcggggtcagGCACTGCAACCCTGAGGCAACTCTCCCAGGAGGCAAGGGCCTGCCGCtcaggctccccccaccccacaggaaGTGAAAGGGTTCTTTCAGTCCTCAGAGTTCATGGTGACCAGAGGTGTCAAAAATGGTTTCAGTCAAAGATCAGACAAACTCAGGGCagaggaaaaggaagctctgtGGCCAGGGACAGGAGTCCTGCGGGGACAGGCAGGCATCCCACCCCCTGTGGGCTCCCCAGCAGCATCCGGCTAGACCCCAGGAATGCTGGGCCCTCCCCTCTGACCCCGCCAAAGAATCGCTCCAGCAAGCCAAACAAAGCAGCTGCCAAAGCCATCTCAGGCACAGCCAGTTCCCACCTTGTCCCCAGAGAACCCCAAGCCACGGGTGCCCATCCAGACTGACACATGCCCCATGCCAGGGTCcctggagaaaggggggggggagatggggatGCCAAGAGGACAGGAAGAGGTGGATGACCTTTCAGAGGCCTGGGCCCTTTGAGGGGCAGCTCCTGCAATCGCTGGCTGGCCTCTGAGagatttcttttgggggggggggaggatgtgaGCGGATTTGCACTAGGAGGCGCAGCGGCGTCCACAAAGGCGGCGGGAGGGGGGTGTTGAGCTTTCTTTGGGGTCACAAGCCCACTCCTACGGGGCGGAGGCGTGCCCCAGCCTGCCTCCCCGCTCCCTCCCCCAGCTCTGGAGCGGTGGGGGACCCGGGAGgcccctccaggcggctttcCGTGCCCTGGCCGGGCAAGTGCAGAGATTGCCCTCTCCCGAGCCTTTCTCgggaatggggtgggggagagaaggccCAGAGCTCAGTTCGGGAAAGCAAAGCCctctgccaccccccctcccccattgtcTTTCCCCAGTGGTCCAGAGCAGACCCTGCAGGTCGCTTAGCTGCTGGGGGGTGAGGAATGTGGGGTGGAGGGGTTctcggtggggtgggggggcttcctTCAGGATCTCCGCGCCCTTCCGAAGGAGGGGTGAACACCAAGGGCTGGGGAAAGGACGCGGCTCCTGCttgccctccctcctccccccgggtctccacttcccccacaacagatggaAGAAGGAAGCGGGACAGATCCAGCCGGAGCTCCGTCTCCCTGGGAAGGCGAGTTCTCCCAGGGTCCGGCTCCCTTCCGAGCGGCACGTCCCCGGCTGGCTGAGGCGAAGGCGGCACCCCTTGCTCTCCCCGCCGCAGTCGCGGGATCCCTTGGCTTCGAGTGGGGCGACAGGCCCTGTCTGCGAGGCGGAGGGAAAGGAAGGCCCGCGGGGTTTCGGGTTCAAACCCGTGGGGCGGCGGGAGCTGCGGCGGGAAGAGCCGAGAGAGGCCCGGGCTCCGGCGGAGGCCTTTGGGAGAGGGCTTTCGAGGGCCCCGAGGGGAGCGCTGTTGCCTCCCCAGCGAATCCAAGGGCAACTTTCAACAACAAAGACGCCACTTCAGACGGTCGGTGTTATGGCCCCACATTTGGGTTTCATTCTACTTCGCCAAGCCACACTGAGGCCGATCCGAAAAGCAGCCCAAATCCAACAACTGGGAAGCCGGGAGGAGGGAGTGAACTCCATGGGGCGAACACATTTCGGTGTCCCTGCCTCAAggagggagggcagggcagaGCGATACGTTTTAGGGGCCTCCTCCCCGGCTAGTGGTTAAAGTTCTCCAGGCCCTAGATTTTCACCCCGAAAACAGGCCCACTGGCCCCTCGCCGCCGCAGCTGGCACCTCTGGCTCTtccaggccctccccccgctcttCCTCTCTTTCCGCCGGTGCCAGCCCAAAGGAACGCTTTCCCGAATGCAAAGTCGCGCCTTTTTATTTTAAACGGGGCTCTTTCTCCGCCCAGCCGCCCCTGGGTGCCTCCACGGCCTTCCGAAGGCAttctctggctgacccgaggatAGGTACCGAGGACCCTACTGCTGGCACGGCCCCATCCAAGCGTTCGCCTTTCTCTGGTCACACAACATCCCAAGTCAGCGGTAAAGCCTGTCGCCACGCGAGAGCCCCGAAAGCCGGCGCCGCACCACTTGGGCCCAGTCTATCGCCCGACAGCAGCGTCCCCAAGAAGCGCGCAGAGTCCCAACACGAAGCCGTCACCCCACAGCTCCCCTCCCGCCAGTCTCCTCGTGGGAGCCCGCCCAGCCCCATCAGCTCTGTCCCAGCTCCTCCTGTCCAGTCGCAGAGCAAAGGCGGCGCCAGCTGCGCTCCTTCCATCAGTCCCCGGCGCTTACCTGCATTGTAGGCGGCCAGATCGGCGCCGGGTCCCGGGCTCTTCCTTTTCCGGGGCCGTCCCTTCTGCACGGTGCCCACGCCGTTGTAGTAGGGCAGTCCTAGAGGGGCAGAGGCGCCCAGCGCAGGGCCTTTGCCGGTCGCCCCGTCGGCGTGGTTGAAGTGCAGCTGGTACTCGCCCTGGAGCAAAGCCTCGAAGTGCAGCCGGCAATAGACCAGGTTGTCCTTCATGCCGAAGTGGTCGCCCGTCGTCAGCATCTTGGCGCACGTCGAACAAGTGAAGCAGTTCAAGTGGTAGACCAAGTCCCGGGCGCGCATCACCATCTCCGAAGCCGAGATGCCCAAGTGGCAGCGGGCGCAGCGCTGGACCGAAAACCTCCTGCGGACCCAGGAAGAGGTAGCCTCAGTCCCAGAACCCAGAAGCAGCCGGCCCAGCCCAGGCCCACCCCCAAGGAAGGGCAACCAACAGCCCAGGGAGCCTCTGTAGACACAAACATATACTTTCTTTTTCCCTGCGGGAGGGCGAATTGGAGGGGCGGCGGCCAAATGTATTGCACTTCTTTATGGAaaataaagccccccccccatcagaaacACCGGGAACTTCCCCAGACTGCGACGGGATGCGGCCTAGCTAGCCGGGCTTCCAGTTGGAGCTGGCCAGGGGCGCCAAAGAATCgcgcttaagggggggggggtgttctttgggggaataagctgggggggggggctgggaaccGGGCAGCGGTGGGCTCTGccaggggctgctgctgctgctcagcatcTCCGCCCAAGCCTGCCCTGAGCGCAAAGCGAGTAGTATTGGCCGGCCGGCTGGCCAGGTCCGGATCCCAGACGCCCGTTGCTTCCTCGAGTCTCGAGTCGTGAGGCTTCCAGCAGGGCAGGTTGGTCCGCTGCGCCGGGAGGGGCCTGCCTTTGGCCCCCGGCCGGCTTtccctccccgcctccccccctccgccgggCGGCCGGCCGGCTCCCTTACCTGTAGTAGTCCTCCTTGCAGTAGATGCTGCCGTCCTTGCTGAAGCAGGTGAGCTCCGACTCCAGGTTGAGCTTGCACTCACAGCACTTGAGGCAGCGCATGTGCCACTGCTTGTCCACCGCCAGGAGGTAGTAGCGGTCCGAAATCTTGCCCCCGCAGCCGGCGCACAGGGCGGCCCGCTCGCTGCTGATGGACGGCATGGCGTGCTGCAGAGGGAGACAAGGGCGCCCGGCCTCGGTTGCTTAGAGGGCCCGCCGGCGGCTCAGGCACCCCCGCCCTGCCCGGCCCCGACTAAGGCAGGGGCCTCGCCCGCCCGGGTCCAGCCCGCCAGCCGGGAATGGAAGAGAGGGATCGGCCCGCCGCAGCCCCAGGCCTCTGATGGCGCTTGGCCACCGGGAGCAGGCAGCTGGcccaggaggcggtggcggcagcagcagcagcgccccaacagcagctcccccccccccgagaagccCCTCCGCCCGCGGCCTCCGACCCACCCAAGcaaagggggagaaagaaggggggaggctgCTGGGGGCGAAGGCCTTCTGCTCGGCTTTGGAGGGCCCCCCTCCGGCTttatgctgctgctgccgccgagCAGGCAGGGCGCCCCATCTGGCGTGGCCCTCCCAGGCTCCTGCTCTCCAGACGGATCCCGCGGAAACTGAAGGCCCGCCAGAGCAACGCCTGAGCCGCGGCGGGTGGGAGGCGGCGGCAGAATCAATCCGGAGGCGCACGGGAGGGCAAGGGACGCTTCCGAAAGGGGCTTCGTTCTCTTAgtttggcggggaggggggggggctggtgccGGCGTCCGGGGCCCACCAGGCTCTGCCTTTGTTTTTGAAAGTCGACTGAAGAGACGCGCAGGACTCCGACCCGCGGCTCAACTGTGCAGAATCGCATCCTTTGGCGTCGGCGTGTTATTTGTAGGCGTCgcagaattaaaaacaaaacccccCAACATCTCTGCTTTCTATGCTgaaagagggaaggggaggggggtgatTCTGAAAGCAGGTTTGGCGCAAGAGAAAAGCCGTCCTCGCCTCCTCTCCGCTTGGTTCAAATACTCGACCATTGTAGCGATTTGAGGGCCCAATCCTAAagggatccactccggatcctaTTGCAGCCTCCTTGGGCCTTCCTCCCGAGGAAACGTCCTTTGGCTTGCTCGGCGAGGAGCACTAAAAGGCAGAGATTCTTCTCGGCTTCACGAGCCGGTGCGTGTCGAATGGGCAGGGCCGTTTCCCTTACTCTGGGATAGAAACGAAATAATAGTTGTGGCGGCCGGGCAGAATGCGGAGAAGAATTGGAGTCCCCCTCTGCTTACTAAGGGCGCAAATGCAGAAGCGtccagcttttgggggggggtttgtgtgtgttttaagagcaGTTTTTTTCCAAATCACATTTGCAAAGTGAACCCAGTCGGCTGGCTGACATTGTGGACCCGATTCAGTGAAATGAAGctggcaaaagaaaagaaaagaaaaagaaaaaaacgaACGAGGCTTGAAAACAACCGGTGCTGCTCCAGATGGAGGGGTTCTGCGATGTGTTAATTTACTCCTAAACAAACGGCTTTAGGAACAAAATGTGGAATAATCTGCCccacacacgcacgcacaaaaaaacccagataatttttaaaaatccaaattatAGTAATCTTCTCTGCTGTCGACACTGCCAGAAATACTCAAAATAAAAACGGAATACAACTGAATTATTATTTGAAGCCTCCAGTTCACTTTTATAATATTTTTCGTTGCAAAGCAACATAACAGTTAATtatttcctcctcaaaaaaaaaaagaaaaagaaaaaagaaagttaTCTTGCAAAAGACGATCGACATATTTCGAGTTGAGGGGGATGGGAGAGCAGGGAAGGATTCCGGAAAGCGACTGGGAAGAGGCCGGCTCCGGGTCGCTTCTCTCGCGGTTACCGGCCCTGGTTCGCTGGCTTCTGGCCGACAAAAAACAACGGGCTTTGGGGAAAAAACAGAACCCCAAATCAAACCCAAGTCGTGTTTCCGGAGCATCAGAGAGCCCAAGAAAACGCAGGACTGAGCAAACCGAAAGGGCTGCCCGGGCAGAGAAGGTGTTGTTTTTAAAcctaaatttatatatatacttaCAAATCAATATGGAAAGTCGTATAAAAAATTAATGTGGCTACTCAAAGAGCCACTTTCAACATTCCCCCCCAGCCatgttaaaacatttttatttaatgtaagataatttctttgtttctttcttattttcttccctttttttaaTTCtacggggtggggaagggaagtgaaaaAAGGAGCCCTTCTTCTGTTTGTTAGGTGGACATCCGTGGAAGACAAAAGTCTCCTCCGCCTTCCAGCTCAGAGGCCGGGAAAGAAGGAGAAATCccttttctctccttctctcgcTGGAGCCTCACTTTTCGCTCCTCGTTTTAGGTTCGTTTGGTCCCTTCCATCTGGGAAACGATttcccttttattattattattaatattaatactACTACTACTCATAATATCTGGAGCATCCCCAGCCATGCAAGCGGAATTCTTCCTGCTCTTACACGGCTTCGGGGAGAGAGCTCAAGCACGGGGACTCCACCAGTGCCCTGCCCCGATCCCCTTCCGGGGGTTTCTTCCTCGCCAAGGCCAGACCCCCGGTGGGCgctgcttcccctccctccaccccctggGGGGCCCTTCCCGGCAAGCGGGGGCCTGGGCTGGCGGGGTGGGGGTCTGCGGGCCCTACCGTCTCGGTCTCGCCGCGGTCGATGGCAGAGCTGATGGCGGGCGCGTCGCCCTTGGCTCGCCGGTCCATCTCGTCGATGACGCCGTGCATCTCGGAGCCGGCCAGGCTGTGGAAGAGCATGGCGGGCAGCAGAGGCCGGGCGGGAAGCCCCGGGATGCTCCGGCAGATCCGAGTCCGCCCCCGGCGCCCCACTCAGGCGCAGCCCGGCGCCATTCCTCGAGCGCGGCCGCCCCGTCTCCACACGTCGTTGTCCTCCTGCTTGTGGCTCCGGGCGCCCCCtcggctgggctgggctgggccggtGCTGGCTGGAGGGGCCTTAGAggctggcggcggcggcggggcccTCCTCCATGCTCCTGGGGAAGGGGGCCGGCGGAGGCGGCCTAGGGGCCAGGCTGGCCGGGCTCCCACACTCCGCGGCGGCGGGACGGCCCCAGCGCCCCTCTGCAGGCGGCTGTTGCTGCTGCTCGGGGGACCCAGGCGgtggcggagggggaggggggagggcggcggcggcggcgcgggaGGGCCGGGCGAGCCGAGCGGGAGGAGGAGCCGCGATCCGGGCCGGAGCCGCTGCAGTCCCAGCCCCGCGCAAGGCTCCGCGCCTTTTCTAGCGCCGCTCTGACATCACGTCGGGCGCGGCGCCCATTGGCTGCTCCACTCCCTGCCAGGCCCGGCCACCATGTGCTCGCAGGCGGCCGCCCCGGCTCCACAGGGCAACTGCCCGGCCCGCCGAGAGAGGCAGACAATGGGCcgctcctccccccgcccgcccccTCGGGGCCAGCCTGGCCACTTCCACCTGCCCGCCCCCCATGGAGGCTCCGGCTCTGCCGCCCCCGACCCACCCTTGGCCCTCCTGGACCCATCCGGGGGGACCCTCTTCCCACCCTCCTTAGGGAGAAGCCCCCCATTCTCAGGAGATGGATCGCCCCCGCGCAAGCCACTTCGGGCCTCCCAGGACTGGGGACCTTCCCACGGTGAAGAACGGGCGGAGGGGGTGCGGAAGAGTGGGCCAGCTCCTCCTGTGTCTATCggtgtggaaggggggggggaggatgcctTTGGCTAGTCCTCTGCGCCAGGCAGCTaaagattccccctcccccgtcACAGGCTCGCATatgcacaggt is a window of Heteronotia binoei isolate CCM8104 ecotype False Entrance Well chromosome 12, APGP_CSIRO_Hbin_v1, whole genome shotgun sequence DNA encoding:
- the LHX2 gene encoding LIM/homeobox protein Lhx2, with translation MLFHSLAGSEMHGVIDEMDRRAKGDAPAISSAIDRGETETHAMPSISSERAALCAGCGGKISDRYYLLAVDKQWHMRCLKCCECKLNLESELTCFSKDGSIYCKEDYYRRFSVQRCARCHLGISASEMVMRARDLVYHLNCFTCSTCAKMLTTGDHFGMKDNLVYCRLHFEALLQGEYQLHFNHADGATGKGPALGASAPLGLPYYNGVGTVQKGRPRKRKSPGPGADLAAYNAALSCNENDGDHLDRDQQYPSNQKTKRMRTSFKHHQLRTMKSYFAINHNPDAKDLKQLAQKTGLTKRVLQVWFQNARAKFRRNLLRQENTGVDKTSDSTLQAGTPSGPASEISNASMSPSSTPTTLTDLTNPSMTSVTSVLTSVPGSLEVHESRSPSQTTLTNLF